The following are encoded in a window of Miltoncostaea marina genomic DNA:
- a CDS encoding acetyl/propionyl/methylcrotonyl-CoA carboxylase subunit alpha, translated as MFTKVMVANRGEIAIRVFRTLREMGIRSVAVYSDTDRDALFVAHADEAYSLGPGLAAETYLDVGKLIAIAREAGVEAVHPGYGFLAENAGFARALAEAGIVWIGPPPDAIDAMGSKVRSRALMDAAGVPIVPGVTEPVADVDAAREVAERIGYPVAVKASSGGGGKGFRVALTPEALPDAFEGAIREGERFFADGTVYLERYLPEPRHVEIQIVADDHGACVWLGERDCSVQRRHQKLVEETPSPVVSDDLRRRMGEASVRAATAVGYRSAGTIEYLVSGEEFFFLEMNTRIQVEHTVTEMVTGLDLVREQIRIAAGEPLSVAQDEVRPRGHAFECRINAEDAEQRFLPSPALITAYREPAGPGVRVDSGVRAGSQIPEIYDPMVAKLVVWDVDRESARRRMLRALDEYVIEGPATLIPFHRWLLRQEEFIAGGALHAELNRMADAPTPLPPADGAAPAQAAPGDEAPEPAPQAERHFTAEVNGRRFAVALRYDPPAGGGGAGAPVPAPKKRAKRSAGGAAGAGGATNEVVTPMQGTVLRTLVEVGQQVEAGAVICIVEAMKMENEVAAHQGGTVKELRVADGQGVAVGEVLAIVE; from the coding sequence GTGTTCACGAAGGTCATGGTCGCCAACCGCGGCGAGATCGCGATCCGCGTCTTCAGGACGCTGCGCGAGATGGGCATCCGGTCGGTCGCCGTCTACAGCGACACCGACCGCGACGCGCTCTTCGTGGCGCACGCCGACGAGGCGTACTCGCTCGGCCCCGGCCTCGCGGCCGAGACCTACCTCGACGTCGGCAAGCTGATCGCCATCGCCCGCGAGGCGGGCGTGGAGGCGGTCCACCCGGGCTACGGCTTCCTCGCCGAGAACGCCGGATTCGCGCGCGCCCTGGCCGAGGCGGGCATCGTCTGGATCGGGCCCCCGCCCGACGCGATCGACGCGATGGGCTCCAAGGTGCGCTCGCGGGCGCTGATGGACGCGGCCGGCGTGCCGATCGTCCCCGGCGTCACCGAGCCGGTGGCCGACGTGGACGCCGCCCGCGAGGTGGCCGAGCGGATCGGCTACCCCGTGGCGGTCAAGGCGAGCTCGGGCGGCGGCGGCAAGGGCTTCCGCGTCGCCCTCACGCCCGAGGCGCTGCCGGACGCCTTCGAGGGCGCCATCCGGGAGGGCGAGCGCTTCTTCGCCGACGGCACCGTCTACCTCGAGCGCTACCTGCCCGAGCCGCGGCACGTCGAGATCCAGATCGTCGCCGACGACCACGGCGCCTGCGTCTGGCTCGGCGAGCGCGACTGCTCGGTGCAGCGCCGCCACCAGAAGCTCGTGGAGGAGACGCCCTCCCCCGTCGTCTCGGACGACCTGCGCCGGCGCATGGGCGAGGCCTCGGTGCGCGCGGCGACCGCGGTCGGCTACCGCTCGGCCGGCACCATCGAGTACCTGGTCTCGGGCGAGGAGTTCTTCTTCCTCGAGATGAACACCCGCATCCAGGTGGAGCACACGGTCACCGAGATGGTCACCGGCCTCGACCTCGTGCGCGAGCAGATCCGCATCGCGGCCGGCGAGCCGTTGTCGGTGGCCCAGGACGAGGTGCGCCCGCGGGGCCACGCCTTCGAGTGCCGGATCAACGCCGAGGACGCCGAGCAGCGGTTCCTGCCCTCGCCCGCCCTCATCACCGCCTACCGCGAGCCAGCGGGCCCCGGCGTGCGGGTCGACTCCGGCGTGCGCGCCGGCTCGCAGATCCCGGAGATCTACGACCCGATGGTCGCCAAGCTGGTGGTGTGGGACGTCGACCGCGAGTCGGCCCGACGGCGCATGCTGCGCGCGCTGGACGAGTACGTGATCGAGGGGCCCGCGACGCTCATCCCGTTCCACCGCTGGCTGCTGCGCCAGGAGGAGTTCATCGCGGGCGGCGCGCTGCACGCGGAGCTCAACCGGATGGCCGACGCGCCGACCCCGCTGCCCCCGGCCGACGGCGCCGCGCCCGCGCAGGCGGCCCCGGGCGACGAGGCGCCCGAGCCGGCGCCCCAGGCCGAGCGCCACTTCACCGCCGAGGTCAACGGGCGGCGCTTCGCGGTGGCCCTGCGCTACGACCCGCCCGCCGGCGGCGGCGGCGCGGGCGCCCCCGTGCCCGCCCCGAAGAAGCGCGCCAAGCGCTCGGCCGGCGGCGCGGCCGGCGCCGGCGGTGCCACCAACGAGGTGGTCACCCCGATGCAGGGCACCGTGCTGCGGACGCTGGTCGAGGTGGGCCAGCAGGTCGAGGCCGGCGCCGTCATCTGCATCGTGGAGGCGATGAAGATGGAGAACGAGGTGGCCGCCCACCAGGGCGGCACGGTGAAGGAGCTGCGCGTGGCCGACGGCCAGGGCGTGGCGGTCGGCGAGGTGCTCGCGATCGTCGAGTGA
- a CDS encoding acyl-CoA carboxylase subunit beta yields MSVEEKRERLARLREEARRPGTEAAIARQHERGKLTARERIELLLDPGSFTELDMFTRHRAHGFGLEDNRPWGDGVITGHGTIDGRRVYVFSQDFTVFGGSLGEVFAEKIVKVMDLAVKMGCPVIGINDSGGARIQEGVVSLGGYADIFFRNVRASGVVPQISVVMGPCAGGAVYSPAITDFIFMVRETSHMFITGPEVIKTVTGEDVTMEELGGAQSHATKSGVCQFAADSEQECLEMVRELMSFLPLNNLESPPFVPTADPPDRQAPELATIIPDVASKPYDIAEVIGHVVDDGDFLEVAPLFAPNIVVGFARLAGHTVGVVGNQPKSLAGVLDIDASIKAARFVRFCDAFNVPLVSFVDVPGFLPGTTQEYDGIILHGAKLLYAYAEATVPKLTVITRKAYGGAYDVMSSKHLGADFNAAWPTAEIAVMGAEGAVNIVFRRELQEAERNGGDAAARRAELIADYTERFASPYIAAERGYVDDIIEPEETRGWLIRALEASLTKREAPPRRKHGNIPL; encoded by the coding sequence GTGAGCGTCGAGGAGAAGCGGGAGCGGCTGGCGCGGTTGCGCGAGGAGGCCCGCCGGCCCGGGACCGAGGCGGCGATCGCCCGCCAGCACGAACGCGGCAAGCTCACCGCGCGCGAGCGGATCGAGCTGCTGCTCGACCCGGGCAGCTTCACCGAGCTCGACATGTTCACCCGCCACCGCGCGCACGGCTTCGGCCTGGAGGACAACCGGCCGTGGGGTGACGGGGTCATCACCGGCCACGGCACGATCGACGGCCGCCGGGTCTACGTCTTCAGCCAGGACTTCACCGTGTTCGGCGGCAGCCTCGGCGAGGTGTTCGCCGAGAAGATCGTCAAGGTGATGGACCTCGCGGTGAAGATGGGCTGCCCGGTGATCGGCATCAACGACTCGGGCGGCGCGCGCATCCAGGAGGGCGTCGTCAGCCTCGGCGGCTACGCGGATATCTTCTTCCGCAACGTGCGGGCGAGCGGCGTGGTGCCGCAGATCTCTGTCGTCATGGGCCCGTGCGCCGGCGGCGCGGTCTACAGCCCGGCGATCACGGACTTCATCTTCATGGTCCGCGAGACGAGCCACATGTTCATCACGGGGCCCGAGGTCATCAAGACGGTGACCGGCGAGGACGTGACCATGGAGGAGCTCGGCGGCGCGCAGAGCCACGCGACGAAGTCGGGCGTGTGCCAGTTCGCGGCCGACTCCGAGCAGGAGTGCCTCGAGATGGTGCGCGAGCTCATGTCGTTCCTGCCGCTCAACAACCTCGAGTCGCCCCCGTTCGTGCCGACGGCCGACCCGCCCGACCGCCAGGCGCCGGAGCTGGCGACGATCATCCCCGACGTCGCCTCGAAGCCGTACGACATCGCCGAGGTGATCGGCCACGTCGTGGACGACGGCGACTTCCTCGAGGTGGCCCCCCTCTTCGCCCCGAACATCGTGGTCGGCTTCGCCCGCCTGGCCGGGCACACGGTCGGCGTGGTGGGCAACCAGCCGAAGTCGCTGGCCGGCGTGCTCGACATCGACGCGTCGATCAAGGCCGCCCGCTTCGTGCGGTTCTGCGACGCGTTCAACGTGCCGCTCGTCTCCTTCGTCGACGTGCCGGGCTTCCTGCCCGGCACGACCCAGGAGTACGACGGGATCATCCTGCACGGCGCGAAGCTGCTCTACGCGTACGCCGAGGCGACGGTGCCGAAGCTGACCGTGATCACCCGCAAGGCCTACGGCGGGGCGTACGACGTCATGTCGAGCAAGCACCTCGGCGCCGACTTCAACGCGGCCTGGCCCACGGCCGAGATCGCCGTGATGGGGGCCGAGGGCGCGGTCAACATCGTCTTCCGCCGGGAGCTGCAGGAGGCCGAGCGCAACGGCGGCGACGCGGCCGCCCGCCGGGCCGAGCTGATCGCCGACTACACCGAGCGCTTCGCCAGCCCGTACATCGCCGCCGAGCGCGGCTACGTCGACGACATCATCGAGCCGGAGGAGACGCGCGGCTGGCTCATCCGCGCGCTCGAGGCGTCCCTCACCAAGCGCGAGGCGCCGCCGAGGCGCAAGCACGGGAACATCCCGCTGTGA
- a CDS encoding acyl-CoA mutase large subunit family protein, with translation MTERNAGADEHVHATESGINVERVYGGPLGDDVVERLGEPGGFPFTRGIHPTMYRQRPWTMRQYAGFATAEETNARFRYLLAAGAPGLSTAFDLPTQLGLDSDDPLAAGEVGRVGVAIDSIDDMKRLFDGIPLDEVSTSMTINAPASVLLLLYQLVAEEGGADPKELRGTIQNDVLKEYVARGNYIYPPVPSMRLTTDTFAYCDAELPRWNTISISGYHIREAGSTAVQEVAFTLANGIAYVEAALAAGLEVDRFGPRLSFFFNAHNNLMEEVAKFRAARRLWAHIMRDRFGATAERAMTLRFHAQTGGSTLTAQQPHNNIVRVAVQVLAAALGGAQSIHSNGFDEALALPTEESAKLALRTQQVIAAESGIRDTVDPLGGSFYLESLTDEIEARARGLIEDIDRRGGAVECIELMREAIADAAFRHHQEVTAGERTVVGVNALREDDEQPVPLHRIDPSIETNQVERLRRLREARDAAEVEARLADVRAAARGTQNLLPPMREALRARATVGEVCGVLREEFGEYDRMRGDV, from the coding sequence GTGACCGAGCGTAACGCCGGCGCGGACGAGCACGTCCACGCCACAGAGTCGGGGATCAACGTCGAGCGCGTCTACGGCGGGCCCCTCGGGGACGACGTCGTGGAGCGGCTCGGCGAACCGGGCGGCTTCCCCTTCACCCGGGGCATCCACCCCACGATGTACCGGCAGCGTCCGTGGACGATGCGCCAGTACGCCGGCTTCGCGACGGCGGAGGAGACCAACGCCCGCTTCCGCTACCTGCTGGCGGCCGGGGCGCCCGGGCTGTCGACCGCCTTCGACCTGCCGACCCAGCTCGGCCTCGACTCCGACGACCCGCTGGCCGCCGGCGAGGTCGGCCGCGTGGGCGTGGCGATCGACTCGATCGACGACATGAAGCGGCTGTTCGACGGGATCCCGCTCGACGAGGTCTCGACCAGCATGACCATCAACGCGCCCGCGTCGGTGCTGCTGCTGCTGTACCAGCTCGTGGCGGAGGAGGGCGGCGCCGACCCCAAGGAGCTGCGCGGCACGATCCAGAACGACGTGCTCAAGGAGTACGTGGCCCGCGGCAACTACATCTACCCGCCGGTGCCGTCCATGCGGCTCACCACCGACACGTTCGCCTACTGCGACGCCGAGCTGCCGCGCTGGAACACGATCTCGATCAGCGGCTACCACATCCGCGAGGCCGGCTCGACGGCGGTGCAGGAGGTCGCGTTCACGCTCGCCAACGGCATCGCGTACGTCGAGGCGGCGCTGGCGGCGGGGCTGGAGGTCGACCGCTTCGGGCCGCGCCTGTCGTTCTTCTTCAACGCCCACAACAACCTCATGGAGGAGGTCGCCAAGTTCCGGGCGGCCCGCCGCCTGTGGGCCCACATCATGCGCGACCGCTTCGGCGCGACCGCCGAGCGGGCGATGACCCTGCGCTTCCACGCCCAGACGGGCGGCAGCACCCTCACCGCCCAGCAGCCGCACAACAACATCGTGCGCGTGGCCGTGCAGGTGCTCGCGGCGGCGCTGGGCGGCGCGCAGTCGATCCACTCCAACGGCTTCGACGAGGCCCTCGCCCTGCCCACCGAGGAATCGGCCAAGCTGGCCCTGCGCACCCAGCAGGTGATCGCCGCCGAGTCGGGCATCCGCGACACGGTCGACCCGCTCGGCGGCAGCTTCTACCTCGAGTCGCTCACCGACGAGATCGAGGCGCGGGCGCGCGGGCTGATCGAGGACATCGACCGCCGCGGCGGCGCGGTGGAGTGCATCGAGCTCATGCGCGAGGCGATCGCCGACGCCGCCTTCCGCCACCACCAGGAGGTGACCGCGGGCGAGCGGACCGTGGTGGGGGTCAACGCGCTCCGCGAGGACGACGAGCAGCCGGTGCCCCTGCACCGCATCGACCCGTCGATCGAGACCAACCAGGTGGAGCGGCTGCGGCGCCTGCGCGAGGCGCGCGACGCGGCCGAGGTGGAGGCGCGGCTCGCCGACGTGCGCGCCGCCGCCCGGGGCACGCAGAACCTGCTGCCGCCGATGCGCGAGGCGCTGCGCGCCCGCGCCACGGTGGGCGAGGTGTGCGGCGTGCTGCGCGAGGAGTTCGGCGAGTACGACCGCATGCGGGGGGACGTGTGA
- a CDS encoding lysyl oxidase family protein, translating into MLGLLGSAGLAAAGLAIAATSVTSAPNLPDMISEAPGPPATHVYRDGRLLMRFDGFVTNNVTAPAELEIFARNPNSQGAMTFVEQRSGGTAVPDGGRQPVVVHEVADGHQHYHLKNAAEYTLWTPDRSRQVALAQKTEAGFCLEDSERWAGNAPQKYSSGNNRFCLQGASYDPGPLTMGISPGWRDIYYAGLSYQWVDVSNVAPGEYQLASRADPTDVIAESDEGNNGHAFRPAVVPGYMPRGLSVGRVEPGQSAALTLSADRFQSQCFDGDFSPSPADKRYCDPGAVRYRITSLPARGTLRQGATALGVGSVLTSGAITYTANAGQRGGDSFTYEAYDSSEPRFPQTRPQAAVAVQVGAPITTVAISGAQPTIVAGLSMQLSALVGNGPGGVTWTASAGTITPGGLFTAPAKPATVTIRATSNDDPSAFAEVTVQVTAAQVQAPAPTTKPRPLIKRLRVGRVGTRLVVAKVTAGPKRGKVRVTATLKRTVLGRCVRNVRAGKTVTCKITLKRSYNLRRVKVTAKLTSGKSSAVRRSFVVTPKKRG; encoded by the coding sequence GTGCTCGGCCTGCTCGGATCGGCGGGCCTTGCGGCGGCGGGGCTGGCGATCGCGGCCACGAGCGTGACCAGCGCGCCCAACCTGCCGGACATGATCTCGGAGGCGCCGGGCCCGCCGGCCACCCACGTGTACCGCGACGGCCGCCTGCTGATGCGCTTCGACGGCTTCGTCACCAACAACGTGACCGCGCCGGCCGAGCTCGAGATCTTCGCGCGCAACCCGAACTCGCAGGGCGCGATGACGTTCGTCGAGCAGCGCTCGGGCGGGACGGCGGTCCCCGACGGGGGACGCCAGCCGGTGGTGGTCCACGAGGTCGCCGACGGCCACCAGCACTACCACCTGAAGAACGCCGCCGAATACACGCTGTGGACGCCCGACCGCAGCCGCCAGGTGGCGCTCGCCCAGAAGACCGAGGCGGGCTTCTGCCTGGAGGACTCCGAGCGCTGGGCCGGCAACGCGCCGCAGAAGTACAGCTCGGGCAACAACCGCTTCTGCCTGCAGGGCGCCAGCTACGACCCCGGCCCGCTGACGATGGGCATCTCGCCCGGCTGGCGCGACATCTACTACGCCGGGCTGTCGTACCAGTGGGTGGACGTCTCCAACGTGGCGCCCGGCGAGTACCAGCTCGCCAGCCGCGCCGACCCGACCGACGTCATCGCCGAGAGCGACGAGGGCAACAACGGGCACGCCTTCCGGCCGGCCGTGGTCCCCGGCTACATGCCGCGCGGCCTGAGCGTGGGCAGGGTCGAGCCGGGCCAGAGCGCCGCCCTCACCCTGTCGGCGGACCGCTTCCAGAGCCAGTGCTTCGACGGCGACTTCAGCCCGAGCCCGGCCGACAAGCGGTACTGCGACCCGGGGGCCGTCCGCTACCGCATCACCTCGCTGCCGGCGCGCGGCACCCTGCGCCAGGGCGCCACCGCCCTCGGCGTCGGCTCCGTGCTGACGAGCGGCGCCATCACCTACACCGCGAACGCGGGCCAGCGGGGCGGCGACTCGTTCACCTACGAGGCGTACGACTCCAGCGAGCCGCGCTTCCCGCAGACCCGGCCGCAGGCCGCGGTGGCGGTGCAGGTGGGCGCGCCGATCACGACCGTCGCGATCTCCGGCGCGCAGCCGACGATCGTCGCGGGCCTGTCGATGCAGCTCTCGGCGCTCGTGGGCAACGGGCCGGGTGGCGTCACGTGGACGGCGAGCGCCGGCACGATCACGCCGGGCGGCCTGTTCACCGCCCCGGCCAAGCCGGCGACGGTGACCATCCGCGCCACGAGCAACGACGACCCGTCGGCGTTCGCCGAGGTCACGGTGCAGGTGACCGCGGCCCAGGTCCAGGCGCCGGCGCCCACGACGAAGCCGCGGCCGCTGATCAAGCGGCTCAGGGTGGGCCGGGTCGGCACGCGGCTCGTCGTCGCCAAGGTCACCGCGGGCCCGAAGCGCGGCAAGGTGCGGGTGACCGCCACGCTCAAGCGCACGGTGCTCGGCCGCTGCGTCCGCAACGTGCGGGCCGGCAAGACGGTCACCTGCAAGATCACGCTGAAGCGCAGCTACAACCTGCGGCGCGTGAAGGTCACGGCGAAGCTGACGTCGGGCAAGTCGTCGGCCGTGCGCCGGTCCTTCGTCGTCACGCCCAAGAAGCGCGGCTAG